A genomic region of Microbacterium schleiferi contains the following coding sequences:
- a CDS encoding D-arabinono-1,4-lactone oxidase: MTRPGGTWQNWGRSARVRPQSVEFPASADAVQRSVQAALSRGRRIKAVGAGHSFTGIAVASDVLLDLTDLSGLVSVDHERRRVTLRAGTRLHQIPGLLAPYGLAMQNLGDIDRQTIAGAISTGTHGTGAAFGGISTQIVGATLVTGTGDILRVSDTENADLLPAVALGLGALGILVDVTVQCVPAFVLEATERPEPLLDVLDSLDERVSSVDHFEYYWFPHTDVALTKSNTRLPESAVRKPLPAVGKWVDESLLANGVYRAVCGVGARVPAVVPPFSRLAVKLTGNRDYTDRSTRVFTQSRTVRFREMEYALPAAAVRSAFDELRALIRARGWRISFPVEVRFAAGDDRWLSTAHDRDSGYIAVHRYWREDPTEYFTAVEQIMLAHDGRPHWGKMHTLDADGLRERYPRFDDFVSLRDRLDPRRAFQNTYLERVLGS; encoded by the coding sequence GTGACACGACCCGGCGGCACATGGCAGAACTGGGGACGCTCGGCGCGCGTACGACCGCAGAGCGTCGAGTTCCCGGCATCCGCGGACGCCGTGCAGCGCTCGGTGCAGGCCGCGCTCTCCCGTGGTCGTCGCATCAAGGCGGTGGGTGCCGGGCACAGCTTCACGGGGATCGCCGTCGCCTCCGACGTCCTGCTCGATCTCACCGACCTCTCAGGTCTGGTCTCCGTCGATCACGAACGCCGCCGGGTCACGCTCCGCGCCGGCACCCGACTGCATCAGATCCCGGGGCTCCTTGCCCCCTACGGGCTGGCGATGCAGAACCTCGGCGATATTGACCGGCAGACGATCGCCGGGGCGATCTCGACCGGAACCCACGGCACGGGCGCCGCCTTCGGCGGGATCTCCACCCAGATCGTCGGCGCCACCCTGGTTACCGGAACCGGCGACATCCTGAGGGTGAGTGACACCGAGAACGCGGATCTTCTGCCCGCTGTCGCGCTCGGACTGGGTGCTCTGGGCATCCTGGTCGATGTCACCGTGCAGTGCGTCCCGGCGTTCGTGCTCGAGGCGACAGAGCGGCCAGAGCCGCTCCTTGATGTCCTCGACAGCCTCGATGAGCGCGTCTCGAGTGTCGATCACTTCGAGTACTACTGGTTTCCCCACACAGATGTCGCACTGACGAAGTCCAACACGCGCCTGCCCGAATCCGCGGTGCGCAAACCCCTCCCGGCAGTGGGGAAGTGGGTCGACGAATCCCTCCTCGCCAACGGGGTCTACCGCGCGGTGTGCGGCGTCGGTGCCCGCGTTCCTGCCGTCGTGCCCCCGTTCTCCCGGCTCGCGGTGAAGCTCACCGGCAACCGTGACTACACCGACCGGTCCACTCGTGTGTTCACGCAGAGCCGCACCGTGCGGTTTCGTGAAATGGAGTACGCCCTGCCGGCCGCCGCGGTGCGCTCGGCGTTCGACGAACTGCGTGCCCTCATCCGTGCTCGCGGATGGCGGATCTCATTTCCGGTGGAGGTGCGCTTCGCTGCCGGCGACGACCGCTGGCTGTCGACCGCGCATGACCGAGACTCGGGCTACATCGCCGTGCACCGGTACTGGCGTGAGGACCCCACCGAGTACTTCACCGCCGTCGAGCAGATCATGCTCGCGCACGACGGTCGGCCGCACTGGGGCAAGATGCACACCCTGGATGCCGACGGTTTGCGCGAGCGGTACCCCCGGTTCGACGATTTCGTGTCGTTGCGCGACCGCCTCGACCCGCGTCGCGCGTTCCAGAACACGTATCTGGAGCGGGTACTCGGCAGCTGA
- a CDS encoding DUF4878 domain-containing protein, whose protein sequence is MKRGPLIAVIAAGAVLLVVAGVVLWLVLRPSGPQAVVEEYLDDVSRGDAAAALSLVTADGVDAASTEAAFAGASATISDAVVTAISEDGDTATASVTFTLDASSGSGEIALVRTDAGWKVTASGLGSLTISSTVGDAAVIGTALIGVDEPVLLLPALYDVLPAPVGILTGATTAAVSPGAATTAALEPQLSDAALETAAAQVQAHLDACTAPTDAIPENCGIRVPWAADLALLTTLSFRVETAPTLAFAVNLSSFAATGGVLVATASGTTRDGSAGTFTYRTDDWSLRGGMSFTGNQLVLSVD, encoded by the coding sequence GTGAAACGTGGCCCGCTCATCGCCGTCATTGCGGCCGGCGCGGTGCTTCTCGTGGTCGCCGGCGTCGTGCTCTGGCTGGTGCTACGCCCCTCCGGACCGCAAGCCGTCGTCGAAGAGTACCTCGATGACGTGAGCCGCGGCGATGCGGCTGCCGCCCTGAGCCTCGTCACTGCTGACGGAGTCGATGCGGCGTCCACCGAAGCCGCATTCGCCGGCGCCTCCGCCACCATCTCCGACGCCGTCGTCACCGCCATCAGTGAGGATGGTGACACGGCCACGGCGTCTGTCACGTTCACGCTCGACGCGTCATCCGGGTCCGGCGAGATCGCCCTCGTTCGCACGGATGCCGGGTGGAAGGTGACCGCCAGCGGACTGGGGTCTCTCACGATCTCTTCGACGGTGGGCGATGCCGCCGTCATCGGCACCGCGCTCATCGGGGTGGACGAGCCGGTACTGCTGCTCCCGGCGCTCTACGACGTTCTCCCCGCTCCCGTCGGCATCCTGACGGGAGCGACCACCGCCGCGGTCAGTCCCGGTGCCGCGACGACCGCGGCGCTGGAGCCGCAGCTGTCGGATGCCGCGCTCGAGACCGCGGCAGCACAGGTGCAGGCCCACCTCGATGCGTGCACGGCGCCGACCGACGCGATCCCCGAGAACTGCGGCATCCGCGTCCCCTGGGCTGCCGATCTCGCCCTCCTGACAACGCTCAGCTTCCGCGTCGAGACGGCGCCGACGCTCGCTTTCGCCGTGAACCTGTCGAGCTTTGCCGCGACGGGCGGTGTGCTCGTTGCGACGGCCTCCGGAACGACACGGGACGGCTCGGCGGGGACGTTCACCTATCGCACGGACGACTGGTCGCTGCGCGGGGGGATGAGCTTCACCGGAAACCAGCTCGTTCTGTCGGTTGACTGA
- a CDS encoding LemA family protein produces MWEWLIPVLIIVALVVIVGIYLWATYNSLVQLNVRVDEAWSDITVQLKRRADLIPGLIETVKGYAAHERAVFENVTQARAETLSASGPAEAGVAEGHVQQALKSLFAVAEAYPQLQASTNFLQLQQALVDTEDKIQASRRFYNGGVRELNTKIKVFPNNLFAKNLGFSEREFFEVVDGAAISEPPRIQF; encoded by the coding sequence ATGTGGGAGTGGCTGATCCCGGTTCTGATCATCGTGGCGCTGGTCGTCATCGTTGGCATCTACCTGTGGGCGACATACAACTCGCTCGTGCAGTTGAATGTGCGCGTCGACGAGGCCTGGAGCGACATCACCGTCCAGCTCAAGCGCCGCGCCGACCTGATCCCGGGCCTGATCGAAACGGTGAAGGGTTACGCGGCTCACGAACGGGCGGTGTTCGAAAACGTCACGCAAGCGCGCGCCGAGACGCTCTCCGCGTCCGGGCCCGCGGAGGCGGGTGTTGCCGAAGGGCACGTGCAGCAGGCTCTGAAGTCCCTGTTCGCCGTCGCCGAGGCCTATCCCCAGCTGCAGGCCAGTACGAACTTCCTGCAACTGCAGCAGGCACTGGTTGACACCGAAGACAAGATTCAGGCATCCCGCCGGTTCTACAACGGCGGCGTTCGCGAGCTGAACACCAAGATCAAGGTCTTCCCGAACAACCTGTTCGCCAAGAACCTCGGTTTCAGCGAGCGCGAGTTCTTCGAGGTCGTTGACGGGGCAGCGATCTCCGAGCCGCCGCGCATCCAGTTCTAA
- the ilvA gene encoding threonine ammonia-lyase, with protein sequence MSIPTLADIEDAAATLSGVIRHTPMDESLHLTDLLGVPVALKLENLQRTGSFKIRGAVNRLSRLTEAERARGVVAASAGNHAQGVALAAHQLGIPATIFMPLGVPVPKLLATRGYGADVILEGATVETPLRLAAEFAERTGAVLIHPFDHPDIIAGQGTLGLELMDDMPDLDTVIIGIGGGGLMSGVAAAVKARAAAVGRSVRIIGVQAENSAAYPASLAAGRPLEVATRATIADGIAVARPGDLPFEIISQLVDEVVTVSEDDIARALLVLLERAKQVVEPAGAVGVAAILAGKITAQGPTACVLSGGNIDPLLLQRVVAHGLSASGRYMTMRVPLPDRPGQLARVSELLALAGANVIEVLHTRHGQGLQISEVILQLSVETRGEEHKAHVIATLENAGFVVHVAAD encoded by the coding sequence GTGAGTATCCCCACCCTCGCCGACATCGAGGATGCGGCAGCAACTCTTTCGGGTGTCATCCGACACACCCCGATGGACGAGTCCCTGCATCTGACAGACCTGCTCGGCGTACCCGTCGCCCTCAAACTCGAGAACCTCCAGCGCACTGGTTCGTTCAAGATCCGGGGCGCCGTGAACCGGCTTTCTCGCCTCACGGAGGCCGAACGGGCACGCGGTGTGGTCGCGGCATCCGCCGGTAACCACGCGCAGGGGGTCGCCCTGGCCGCTCATCAGCTCGGGATTCCCGCGACGATCTTCATGCCGCTGGGCGTACCGGTTCCGAAGCTGCTGGCCACCCGCGGCTATGGAGCCGATGTCATCCTCGAAGGTGCCACGGTCGAAACGCCGCTTCGCCTGGCCGCCGAATTCGCCGAGCGCACCGGCGCCGTGCTGATCCACCCCTTCGACCACCCGGACATCATCGCGGGGCAAGGCACCCTCGGCCTCGAGCTGATGGACGACATGCCCGACCTCGACACAGTCATCATCGGGATCGGCGGCGGGGGACTGATGTCGGGTGTTGCCGCCGCGGTAAAGGCCCGCGCGGCTGCCGTGGGGCGTTCGGTGCGCATCATCGGCGTTCAGGCCGAGAACTCTGCTGCCTACCCGGCCTCACTCGCGGCAGGTCGCCCCCTGGAGGTCGCCACCCGAGCCACGATCGCCGACGGCATCGCCGTCGCACGACCGGGAGACCTGCCCTTCGAGATCATCAGCCAGCTGGTGGACGAGGTCGTCACCGTCTCTGAGGACGACATCGCGCGGGCCCTTCTCGTGCTGCTGGAGCGCGCGAAGCAGGTTGTGGAGCCGGCGGGCGCCGTCGGGGTCGCGGCCATTCTGGCCGGCAAGATCACCGCGCAGGGCCCGACGGCGTGCGTGCTGTCCGGCGGCAACATCGATCCGCTGCTGCTGCAGCGCGTCGTCGCGCACGGACTGTCGGCATCCGGTCGCTACATGACGATGCGTGTCCCGCTGCCAGATCGCCCCGGGCAGCTGGCGCGGGTCTCAGAGCTGCTGGCTCTCGCGGGTGCCAACGTCATCGAGGTCCTGCACACCCGTCACGGGCAGGGGCTTCAGATCAGCGAGGTGATCCTGCAGCTGAGCGTCGAAACACGCGGCGAAGAGCACAAGGCTCACGTCATCGCGACGCTGGAAAACGCCGGGTTCGTCGTCCACGTCGCCGCGGACTGA
- a CDS encoding AI-2E family transporter, translating to MSTPDDKPTGSFFDAIRDRRRIVSVQATRGIPPGFHLAAAYAWRFLVIAAAIGVGIWLVIQLKLLVIPLLISILITALVWPAFTGMLRLRFPRWLAIAITVLGTAAIVTGLLWLAIWQITREWPSVQSRTIEAVQQFRQYLIDGPLHLTAGQIDDLLAQAWTFIQQQAELLWTGALAIGTTVGHVATGALLTIFILLTLLADGAGIWRWTTRLFPRAARPAVDGAGRAGWVTVANYARTQLLVATIDAVGIGLGAFLLGVPLAIPIAVLVFLGSFIPIVGAVVTGALAVFLALVYNGPWIALWMLVVVLGVQQLEGHVLQPLLMGSAVKVHPLAVVLVVAGGALIAGIPGALFAVPLAAFVNVVAVYLGDRAWEPGAKPDAPDLIWSTVPRPRRIGK from the coding sequence ATGAGTACTCCCGACGACAAGCCCACGGGGTCGTTCTTCGACGCGATTCGGGACAGACGTCGGATCGTGTCCGTGCAGGCGACGCGCGGCATCCCTCCGGGGTTCCACCTGGCAGCCGCCTACGCCTGGCGGTTCCTGGTGATCGCGGCGGCGATCGGCGTCGGGATTTGGCTTGTCATCCAGCTCAAACTGCTGGTCATCCCGCTTCTGATCTCGATCCTGATCACCGCGCTGGTGTGGCCGGCCTTCACCGGAATGCTGCGCCTGCGGTTCCCGCGATGGCTCGCGATCGCCATCACCGTGCTCGGTACGGCGGCGATCGTCACCGGGTTGCTGTGGCTTGCCATCTGGCAGATCACGCGCGAGTGGCCATCGGTGCAGTCGCGCACGATTGAGGCAGTGCAGCAGTTCCGCCAGTACCTGATCGACGGGCCGCTTCACCTCACCGCCGGCCAGATCGACGACCTGCTCGCGCAGGCCTGGACCTTCATCCAGCAGCAGGCTGAACTGCTGTGGACGGGTGCCCTGGCGATCGGCACCACGGTCGGACATGTGGCAACGGGAGCGCTGCTCACGATCTTCATCCTGCTCACCCTCCTCGCCGACGGCGCGGGGATCTGGCGCTGGACGACCCGGCTGTTCCCGCGCGCTGCGCGTCCCGCGGTCGACGGCGCCGGACGTGCCGGCTGGGTCACGGTGGCCAACTATGCGCGCACGCAGTTGCTCGTCGCGACGATCGACGCGGTCGGTATCGGCCTCGGGGCGTTCCTGCTCGGCGTGCCGCTTGCCATCCCCATTGCTGTGCTGGTCTTCCTCGGTTCCTTCATCCCGATCGTCGGTGCCGTCGTCACCGGAGCGCTCGCTGTCTTCCTCGCTCTCGTCTACAACGGTCCGTGGATCGCACTCTGGATGCTGGTGGTCGTGCTCGGTGTCCAGCAGCTGGAAGGCCACGTCCTGCAGCCGCTTCTCATGGGATCTGCCGTCAAGGTGCATCCCCTCGCGGTGGTGCTCGTCGTCGCGGGTGGTGCGCTCATCGCCGGCATCCCCGGGGCGCTGTTCGCCGTGCCTCTGGCCGCGTTCGTCAACGTCGTGGCGGTCTACCTGGGTGATCGGGCGTGGGAGCCCGGCGCGAAACCTGACGCGCCCGACCTGATTTGGTCGACCGTTCCCCGCCCGAGGAGAATCGGCAAGTGA
- a CDS encoding M48 family metalloprotease — MYSAIARNKRNTWFILILFVLGLGAIGLLAGWLMGNNWWVTAFILIFAVGYAVVQYFAADREALALAGAIEVSREDAPRYYRLVENLCITTGTPMPRLYVVEDAAPNAFATGRKPEEAAITVTTGLFEIMTDRELEGVLAHELGHIRNYDIRVSLIVFGLVVAVGLLADILMRMAFFGGLRRSGNNSQAQLFFLIFGIVAAIVAPLLAGAVQAAISRQREYLADATGALTTRDPDGLASALAKLESHAQPLTRANTSMAHLWFANPLSAKGVSRLFATHPPIPARIERLHTIGGQF, encoded by the coding sequence ATGTACAGCGCCATCGCGCGGAACAAGCGCAACACCTGGTTCATCCTGATCCTGTTCGTCCTCGGGCTGGGGGCCATTGGTCTGCTCGCCGGTTGGCTCATGGGCAACAACTGGTGGGTGACGGCCTTCATCCTGATCTTTGCCGTCGGCTACGCCGTGGTGCAGTACTTCGCCGCCGACCGTGAAGCCCTCGCCCTCGCGGGAGCCATCGAGGTCTCCCGCGAAGACGCGCCGCGCTACTATCGGCTGGTCGAAAACCTGTGCATCACGACCGGCACCCCGATGCCGCGCTTGTATGTCGTCGAGGATGCCGCGCCCAACGCTTTCGCCACGGGCCGCAAGCCCGAAGAGGCCGCCATCACGGTGACGACAGGGCTGTTCGAGATCATGACCGACCGCGAACTCGAGGGGGTGCTGGCGCACGAACTCGGTCACATCCGCAACTACGACATCCGGGTCTCCCTCATCGTGTTCGGCCTCGTCGTGGCGGTGGGGCTGCTCGCCGACATCCTGATGCGTATGGCGTTCTTCGGTGGTCTGCGCCGGTCGGGCAACAACAGCCAAGCGCAGCTGTTCTTCCTCATCTTCGGCATCGTCGCCGCCATCGTGGCGCCGCTGCTGGCCGGTGCCGTGCAGGCAGCCATCTCGCGTCAGCGCGAGTACCTCGCCGACGCGACCGGCGCGCTGACCACCCGTGACCCCGATGGCTTGGCGTCGGCGCTCGCGAAGCTCGAGTCCCACGCGCAACCGCTCACCCGGGCGAACACCTCGATGGCGCACCTGTGGTTTGCCAACCCGCTCAGCGCCAAGGGCGTGTCGCGCCTGTTCGCGACCCATCCGCCCATTCCCGCCCGCATCGAACGCCTGCACACGATCGGCGGCCAGTTCTGA